The region CGTCCCGGGCGGAGGCTATGGAGGAGCCGTACGCGGAGACCGTGACTGCGGGGGTGACGCCCTTCGCGGGTGCGGCGGCCGAGGCTATACCGGATAAACCGATGGCCGGCGTGGCGATCAGTACTGCCGAAACCACCGAAACCGTTGCGGACACCACCAGTCGACGGATTCGTCTGTCGGGATTTCCCATGCGACTGACCTGCTTTCTGGTTCAGGAACAGAAACGGGAACAGAAAGTGGAGCAGGAACAGGAACAGGAACAGGAACAGGAACAAGGCGACCCTAGGACCGGGGCGCAGAAAAAGCTGGACGATTTCTGGACTGTCGCCGTCGCTCACATAGCGCCAACCTGTTGCCGCTGGAGCGGCATTATTTGCCGTTGCGCGCCTCCAGGGCGGCGGTCAGCCCGTCACGAACGTCCGCACGCTGCGAGCGGGCAGCGTGGCGGTGAAGGAGCCGTTCGACACGCCGGATGCGCCCTGGGGCGCGACGTTCCTGCTCCCGTCGGTCAGCCAGGACGAGACGCTGGACGGTGTGCTGTTCGCCAGGGTGAACTGCTGACTCACCGCGGAGGCCCCCTTGTTGACGGCGACCACCACGACCGTGGAGCCACTGCCCCGGTACGCCGAGACGTAGACGTCCGACGCCGGTTTCGCCGTCGCCTCGATCCGTACGTATCCGGGCCGGACGAACCTGGCGAACTGGGCCATGCAGGCACCGCGCTTGCTGATCGCGCCGTCCTCACGCATGGGGCCGTAGCCGCGCCGGATGTACCACCAGATGTACGCCTGGAACTCGGCGTCCACCATGGCGTGGTGGATGTGCTCCCCCACGTCGAGCGCCTGGGGCCAGAGGTCCGCCGAGTCGGTGCTGTTGGGGTAGTAGACCTCGGTCATCCAGAGTTCTTTGCCCGCGCCCTTCTGTTTGAACAGGGGATAGGGGAAGTTCGCGTACGGCGTGCCATAAAGGTGGGCCCCGATCACGTCCACGTTCGCGAGTGCCGCCGTGTCGTTGAGGATCGGGTCCGACATGTTCTTCAGGTACTGGAAGGACTCCGGCGCGATGACCTTGGTGCCGATCGAGCCGGCGTTCTCCCGCAGGAATCGGGCCATTTCCGCAGGGGTCCACCACGTCCAGTCCTGCGCGTAGTCGGGCTCGTTCTGCACCGATATGGCGTACAGATTCACTCCGTTGTTCCGCAGGTACGTAGTGAAGTCGTTGAGATGCTGGGCGTAGGCGCCGTACATGTCGTACCTGAGACGTCGGGCGTTGGTCTGGCTGCCGTGGACGAAGGTCTCGACCATGGAGGCGGGAGGATTCCACGGCGACGCGATGACGGCCACCCCGAGTTCGGCCGCGCGTTTCGCCGTCGCCAGGTCACGGTTCCAGGCCGCCCGGTCCTCGGGTACCGGGATCCGCAGCAGCGACAGTCCGAGCCGCCCCTCTCCGGTTCCGAATGCCGTGTCCCGCTGGGCAGTTGTGAGGTCGCCGATCCAGGCCGTGTGGTTCATGCCTCCGAAGCCCCGGATCGTCTGGCGGCGCGCCGACGGATCGACGACCACCGTGGCGGCGGCCGTCGCCGGAGCCGCCGCGGCTCTCGAAGCACCGGCGGCCGACGCCGCGGCGGTGAGGACCGGCAGGGCCCCCATCGTCGCCAGGACGGTCCTGCGGCTCGGTGATCCCTGGCGCCCGTTCACGGGCTGGTTCTGGCTGTGCGTCATGTCTCCTCCTGGCCTGCCTGCTGACTACCTGCCGGCTATTTGCTGGCTACCTGCTCTGATTCGGACCCTAGCGGTCCCAATGGGAGCGCTCCCACATGGAAAAAGACGACTCCACAACGCGCCATTCTCGGCGTGCGGGACCGTGCGGCAGTCAGCCCTCGGATTCGTGCGACTCACGGCTCCGAGCGGCGTGGATGACACCCGGGCGGTACGGCGAGGAGACCACCGTCCGCCCTTCCGACACGCCCCGGACCGGGGCGATACCGGCGTTCACCTCGGGTTACGGCAGAACACAGCCGATGGCCGGTTTCGCACCCTCGGGCATTGAGGGGGATCATGTGGCAGTTGGTCCCGTGCCGTTGGTCCCGTGCCGTTGCCCCCGTGCCGTCAGTCCAGCACAGGCAGCAGCTCCGGCAGATGGCCGTCCGACAAGGCCGCCGCCTGCTGCCGTTCCTCCGTGACCTCCCCGTAGAGGGTGGTCCGGGGTTTTGCGGGCCGCCCGGCCGCCTCCGCCACCGCGATCAGGTCCTTGACCGACTTGTAGGAGCCGTACGACGACCCGGCCATGCGCGAGATCGTCTCCTCCATCAGCGTGCCGCCCAGGTCGTTCGCGCCCGAGCGGAGCATTTCCGCCGCGCCCTCCGTGCCCAACTTCACCCAGCTGGTCTGGATGTTGGGGATGTGGGTGTGCAGGAGGAGGCGGGCCATGGCGATGACCGCACGGTTGTCGCGCATCGTCGGGCCGGGGCGGGCGATGCCCGCGAGGTAGACCGGTGCGTTGGTGTGGATGAAGGGGAGGGTGACGAACTCCGTGAAGCCGCCCGTCTGTTGCTGGATGCGGGCCAGGGTCCGGAAGTGGCCGAGCCAGTGGCGCGGTTGGTCGACGTGGCCGTACATCATCGTGGAGGAGGAGCGGATGCCCAGCTCGTGGGCGGTCGTCACGACCTCGATCCAGGTGGCCGTGGGCAGCTTGCCCTTGGTGAGGACCCAGCGGACCTCGTCGTCGAGGATCTCCGCCGCCGTGCCGGGGATCGTGTCGAGGCCGGCTTCCTTCGCGGCCGTCAGCCACTCGCGGATCGACATCCCGGTGCGGGTCGCGCCGTTCACCACTTCCATGGGCGAGAAGGCGTGTACGTGCATGCCGGGTACCCGTTCCTTCACCGCCTTCGCGATGTCGAAGTACGCCGTCCCCGGCAGGTCGGGGTGGATGCCGCCCTGCATACAGACCTCAACTGCCCCGAGATCCCAGGCCTGTTGGGCGCGGTCCGCCACCTGGTCCAGGGACAGCGTGTACGCGTCGGCGTCGGTCCTGCGCTGCGCGAAGGCGCAGAAACGGCAGCCGGTGTAGCAGACGTTGGTGAAGTTGATGTTCCGGGTGACGATGTAGGTGACATCGTCGCCGACCGCCGACTTCCGTACGTCGTCGGCGACTTGGCACAGGGCGTCCAGGGCGGGGCCGTCCGCGTGGAACAGCGCCAGTGCCTCGTCGTCGGTCAGCTTCGTCGGGTCGTCGGCCGCCGTGCGCAGCGCCTGCCGTACGTCCGTGTCGATGCGCTCCGGCACCATCCCGGGCGCCGCCGCCTCACGCAGGGCGCCCCAGTCGCCGTACACCACGTCGAAGTCCTCGCGCCGGTCCGACGTACGGCCGTCGGTGTCGATCGTGGTGTGCAGGTCGGTACGGCCGGACGACACGAACACCTCCTCCGGCTCCTGCCACGGGTGGCCCTCGACGACCGCGTCCTCGCGGGCGAGGCCCGTCTCCGGGTCCGCGAGCGCTCGCACGTGAGGGAGCAGGCGCGGGTCGAGCCAGGGCTCGCCCCGCTGCACGAACTCCGGGTAGACGCAGAGGCGTTCGCGCAGTTCGAAGCCGACCGTGGCCGACTTTTCCCGCAACTCCTCGATCTGGGGCCAGGGGCGTTCCGGGTTGACGTGGTCGATGGTGAGCGGGGAGACCCCGCCCCAGTCGTCGATGCCGGCGCCGATCAGCCGCTCGTACTCGGAGTCGACGAGGTTGGGCGGGGCTTGGAGGCAGGCGCTCGGGCCCATGATGTGGCGTGCCACGGCCACCGTCGCGACGAGCTCGTCCAGTTCCGCGTCCGGCATACCGCGCATCGCGGTGTCCGGCTTGGCGCGGAAGTTCTGGATGATCAGCTCCTGGATGGAGTGGTAGGCGCGGGAGATCCTGCGGAGGGCGAACAACGACTCCGCCCGCTCCTCGTACGTCTCGCCGATCCCGATCAGGAGGCCCGAGGTGAAGGGGACGGACGACCGGCCCGCGTCCTCCAACACCCTTAGCCGTACGGCGGGTTCCTTGTCCGGAGAGCCGTAGTGCGGGCCGCCCGGCTCGGACCAGAGGCGGGTGGCCGTCGTCTCCAGCATCATGCCCATGGAGGGGGCGACGGGCTTCAGCCGCTGGAAGTCGGTCCAGGACATCACGCCCGGGTTGAGGTGGGGCAGCAGGCCCGTCTCCTCCAGGATGCGGATCGAGATGGCGCGGACGTACGCGATCGTGTCGTCGTAGCCGTGCGCGTCGAGCCACTCGCGCGCCTCGGGCCAGCGGTCCTCGGGCTTGTCGCCGAGGGTGATCAGCGCTTCCTTGCAGCCGAGGGCGGCGCCGCGTCGGGCGATGTCGAGAACCTCGTCCGGGGACATGAACATGCCGTGTCCGGCCCTGCGGAGCTTGCCCGGGACGGTCACGAAGGTGCAGTAGTGGCACTTGTCCCGGCAGAGCCGGGTCAGAGGGATGAAGACGCTCTTCGAGTACGTGATGACGCCGGGGCGTCCCGCGGCCTCCAGGCCGGCGTCCCGGACGCGGGCCGCGGACGCGGTGAGGTCGTCGAGGGCCTCGCCACGGGCCTGGAGCAGCACCGCCGCCTCACCGACGTCGAGGGCGACGCCGTCCCGGGCACGTTTGAGGGCGCGACGCATGGAGTTCTCGGTCGGGCCGGTGGCGCCGCCGGGGCGCTCGGTGGGGCCGGTTCCGGAAATCTCGGGAGTCGTCATCCTTCGAGCATACGATCGCTTTGATCAGGTCATACAGGACCGCCCTGTCCGTTCTGGGTGCCGAACGTCACAGGGCGGCACTGGCGTCTACACGTACTCCGCGTACCCGTCCAGCAGGCCCAGCACCTCGGCCTCTCCCGCCGGCGGCAGCTGCACCACACACTCCTCGATGCCCAGCTCCGCGTAGTGGGCGAGCTTCCCCGGGCTGGGCTGGACGGCGTACGGGACGACCTGGAGCGCGGCCGGGTCGCGGCCCGCGTCCGCCCACACCGACCGCAGCACGGGCAGCGACTCGGACAGGCCGCGCCCGCCGATCGGCAGCCAGCCGTCGGCGTACTCGCTGATGTGAGCGAACAGTTTCGGCCCGGCCGAGCCGCCGATGAGGGTGCGGGGGCCGTTCACCGGCCCGCGCGCCTTCTGGACCGGCTTGGGGTAAGCGGTGCTGGCCCGTACCCTCCCGAACTCCCCCTCGTACGCGGTCGGTTCGTCCGCCCACAGGGCGCGCATCAGCGCCATCCGGTCCCGGGTCAGGTCGCGCCGCGTGCGCCACTCCACCCCGTGGTCGGCGGCCTCCTCGACGTTCCAGCCGTAGCCGAGACCGAGGGTGAAGCGTCCGCCGGAGAGGTGGTCCAGGGTCGCGATCTGCTTGGCGAGGTCGATCGGGTCGTGCTGGGCGACGAGCGTGATGCCCGTGCCGAGGGCGAGCCGCTCGGTGACGGCGGCGGCCTGACCGAGCGCGACGAAGGGGTCGAGCGTACGGCCGTACTCGGGCGGCAGGTCACCGCCCGCCGGGTACGGGCTGGTCCGCTCGACCGGGATGTGCGTGTGCTCGGGCAGATACAGCCCGGCGAACCCACGCTGTTCCAGCTCACGGGCGAGCCGGGTCGGGGTGATCGTCTCGTCGGTGAGGAAGATCGTGACGGCTAGGCGCATCTTCATATCTGTACCGGGCCGTGCCCCGTCTGTCCATACCGACCGGTATGCATCGACCTGGGACACGGTTTCGCCGCCCGTGCGCGCTGCCCGCACGAAAGATGGCGATTCCCTTGTCTTGTACGGGAGTTCACTCCCGGGTACGACGGTGGACTGAGCACCACTGCATCACCCACGTCACGCCCCGACACCCTGGGAGCAGCAGCATGTGCGAAGACGACCACGGAATGAGTTCGGGAAACAGCATGGCCAGACGCGCCCTCTTCGCGACGGGAGCCGCCGCCGCGCTTACGTTGGGAAGCGTGACCTTCTCCCACGGCACCCCGGCCGAAGCGGCGGACGGCGGAGCCGACCGGACGGAGCCCCGGTCGGAGACCCGGACCGTGCGCGGCACGCTGCCCCTCGGCTCCCCCGACTTCGTCTATCTGCCCGTCGAAATCCCGCACGGTGTACGGGAGTTGAAGGTCGCCTACAGCTACGACCGCCCGTCCGTCCCGGCCGGCACCGCGGGCAACGCGCTCGACATCGGCGTCTTCGACCAGCGCGGCACCGAACTGGGCGGCAAGGGCTTCCGGGGCTGGTCGGGCGGGGCGCGCACGGAGTTCTTCGTCCGCGCGGACGACGCCACGCCCGGCTACATCCCCGGCTTGGTGAAGGCGGGGACCTGGCACATCGCGCTGGGCCCCTACACGGTCTCCCCGCAGGGCCTCGCGTACGAGCTCACCATCACCCTGACCTACGGCGAGCCCGGCGACGTCGTCGACCCGGTCTACCCGCCGGAGCGCGCCAAGGGGCGGGGCCGGGCCTGGTACCGGGGTGACTGCCATCTGCACACCTGGTACTCGGACGGCCGCCGCACCCCGGCCGAGATCGCGGCCCTCGCGCGGGCGGCGGGCCTGGACTTCATCAACTCCTCGGATCACAACACCCACTCCGCGCACGCCCATTGGGCCGACCAGGCGGGTGACGACCTCCTGATCATGGTGGGCGAGGAGGTGACGACCCGTAACGGTCACGTGGTCGCGCTCGGCACCGATCCGGGTACGTTCGTCGACTGGCGCTACCGGGCCCGTGACAACCGCTTCGGCAAGTACGCGCGCCAGATCCGGCGAGCCGGCGGCCTGGTGGTCCCGGCCCACCCGCACGCCACCTGTGTCGGCTGCAACTGGAAGTTCGGCTTCGCGGAGGCGGACGCGGTGGAGGTGTGGAACGGCACCTACTCGCCCGAGGACGAGGTGGCGCTCGCGGACTGGGACGGCATGCTGGTGGCGTCCGTGAGATCCGCGAGAGAGGGCGCGGGCAGCCGTGGCTGGATTCCGGCCATGGGCAACAGCGACGCCCACCGCGACCCCGACCCGGTGGGCGTCCCGCAGACGGTGGTACTCGCCGAGGACCTGACCCGGCAGGCGATCCAGGAGGGGCTGCGGGCGGGCCGCTCGTACGTCGCCGAGTCCAGGTCGGTCTCCCTCGCCTTCACGGCCTCCGGCCCGAAGGGCGAACACGCGGACATCGGGAGCCGGTTGAAGGTCGCGCAGGACGCCCCGGTCACGGTCCGCCTGGAGGTGTCCGGCGCCCCGCGCTGCACGGTCCGCTTCGTCACGGACCAGGGCGTCCTGTTCACCAGCGGGGTCCTGCCGGTGGCGGGCGCGGGGGTCGTGGAGTGGCGTACGACGGCCCAGTACGCGGCGTACGTCCGGGCGGAGGTGCGGCACGAGGCCGTACTCGCGCCGCTGCCCGGCGCGTTGGCGGCGTTCACCAACCCGATCTTCCTGGGCCGGTAGCCGGGCCCAACCGGTCCGGTCAGGAAACTTCGGTGCCGGTACCGGTCTTGCGGCGCCGTACGACGTACACGGCACCGGCCCCGAGGGCCACGGCGGCGGTGCCCGCGCCGGCGATCACCGGGAGCGCGGAGGAGGCGCCCGTGTGGGCGAGGTCGCCGGTGGGGGTGGGGTCAGGGGTGACCGGTGCGGTGCTGCCGGTCTGGGGGGTGGGGGTGTTGCCGCCGGGTCCGGTGGTCGGCGTGGAGGTGGCTCCGTCGCCATCACCGTCTCCGGTGTCCGTGCCAGGCTTGTGGATGGTGAAGGCCCAGTGGTCCCCGTACTCGCACACACCCTTGCCCTCGGGGATGCCATAGCTGTGGACCTCTATATAGCCGGACCCGATGTTCTCGTGTTCGAGCTCGGGGAAGCGGCCGTAGGGCATGGTCTTGCTGACGGCGATGCGCACGGCGACGTTCGTCGTCTTGTGGGGGGCCACGTCGTGGTAGCCGAGCAGCGAGCCGCCGATCTGCACCTCGTCCCACCAGACACTCTTCCAGGTACGGGACTTGGCGTCCCACTCCTGGAGGTTGACGTACTCCAACACCTCAAGCTGCTGCGAGCTGTCGGGGGCGTTACCGTCCGCCATTCTCTTCAGCCCAACCTGCACGTTCTTGAGGGCGATGTCGGAGCGGTTCTCCAGCTTGAACGTGATCTCGCGCCAACCACTGTCCGCGACAAGCTTGTTGGTCTTGGCGGAAATGGTGGTTCGCAGGATCTCGTCGTCCTTGCCCGGCTCACTGGGGCACTCCTGCTCCGCACCGGTGGGCGTCACGGACACGGACGGGGAGGCGGACACCGACGGTGAAGCGCTCGCCGAGGCCGACGCGGACGCCGAGGCGGACGGGCTCGGCGACTCCGTGGCGTACGAGGTGCTCGCGACCGTTCCGGACAGCAGCGTCGCCGGAATCAGCGCGGCGGCGACCGCCAGGGCCGGGCGTGCCAGGGCACGGCGAGATTTCATGAGAGAGGCCCCCAGTGAAACTATGTCGGCAGCGCGAAGCGCACGTCCTCGCGCAAGTTCTGATGTCACCGGTGTGACCGCTGTGGCGCCCCGATGGGTGTAGCGAGACGCCACTCGCAGCACAACTCAGCTCAGTTCAGTCCAGCTCGCCCTCAGGCGGACGCGAGATCCGCCACCACCGCCGCGTGATCGGACGGCCAGATGCCGTCCACGGCCCCGTGCCCGGCGCGTTCCACCTTCCGAACATGCCCGAGCCCACCCCGTCCCGGCGGCCCGACGAAGACGTAGTCGATGCGCGCGCTGGGGCCGAACCCGGGGACTTGGCCGGGGACGGCCGGGGCGGTCTTGTAGCCGCCGAAGAGACGGATCTCGTCGGAGTCGGGCCAGGCGTTGAAGTCGCCGGTGATGACGGGCGGATAGGCGGTGCCGACACGTCGCTTCGCCACGAACTCCGCGAGTGCGGTGACCTGTTGACGGCGGACCTCCGAGGCGTGGGCCGCGGAGGTGAGGTGGGTCGTGAAGAAGGGCACGTGGTGGCCCGGGGCAGCGGCGAGCCGGGCGTAGAGAGCCAGGCGACCGTCGTCCAACTCGTCCGGGGCCGGCAGCCGCATCGCCTCGCTCTCGACGACGGGCCAGCGGCTCAGCACCGCGTTGCCCACGTCGACCTTCTCGCCCCCGATACGCCGCTGCCAACGCTCGGGTGTCTCGGAGGGCGCCCAGGTCCAGTGCAGTCCGAGTTCGTCGGCGATCCAGGCGGCGATGTTCTCGCCGTCGCACTCCCAGACCTCCTGAAGCCCGACCACGTCCGGCCGCAGCTCCCGCAGCACGGACAGAATCGCCTTCCGCCGCGCTTCCCAGGGCCCGAACCGCCACCACAGGTTCCAGGTCACCACACGCATACCCGCCACCGCCCACCCGTCTCGCCCAACTGCCAGCTTCTGGGACACCATTCAAGAACACGCGCAGCAGCGACACGAACGCCGGAGGCAGAAGTAGACGATGTCCCGCTTCAGAGAGTTCAGGTTCAAGGCCGCCACCACCTTCCAGCGCCGGATCGGCAATCCCGTCACACGCCGCCTCCCCTTCCAGACCCTCCTGGAGACCACGGGCCGCACCTCGGGCCTCCCCCGCGTCACCCCGCTCGGTGGGCGACGCGTCGGCGACACGTTCTGGCTGGTCTCGGAGTTCGGCGAGAAGTCGCACTACGTACGCAACATCAAGGCCGAGCCCCGGGTACGGGTGCGGATCCGCGGACGCTGGTACCCGGGCACGGCCCACCTGCTGCCGGACGACGATCCGATCGCCCGGCTGCGGACGCTGCCTCGCGTGAACAGCACGGGCGTACGAACCCTGGGGACACAGCTGTTGACGGTGCGGGTGGATCTGGAGGAAGCACACCGATGACGGACCTCGAAGGGCCGAGACAGCGAGTGACGGACTGGAACGCGATCGCAGCCGGCCTGCGTCGACTCGGCGAGGAGGGCCGCCCGCCATCCGAGGCGGCGCGCTGGATGATGCGGGAGATGGGAGACGACTTCCGGGTCTTCCCGCTCATGGTCCAGTTCTTCCGCGCCTACCACGTCTCCGTCAGGAGCCTCCGCGAACTGGAGGTCTGGGAGGGCCTGGGCACCGGCGGCCGGCTCACGGACACAGAACTGGACGCGATCCTCGGCCCGCTCACGGTCCGGGAGACACCGCTGTCCTGACGAGTCCGGCTTCGTCGGCGTCGGGCTCCTGGCCGACCACCGCGACCTACGCGGTCACCATGTCGGGGTCACCAGTACGGCTTCGGACTCTCCGGCCCTGAGCCTGGTGAGCAACTCGTCCCTGCCGCGTCCACAGGACCACGTGCGCCAGCTTCACCGGTGAGGCCATGATTTTCTCCTTCTCCGTCGGTTGTCGTCGGTTATCGATCGGGACCTGGGCGGCACGCTGCGGCCGCGCTTACACGGAGAGCTCCGCCCGGTGAGCCTCCAGCACGTCGCGGACGGAGACCGGCGCGCGGCCGGTGAGGTCCTGGACGGCACTGCTCGGCTGATCGAGCCAGCCTTCGCGCGAGGCGACCCCGAAGGACGCGATCCACGGGGCGACCGGCTCGGGCAGTCCGGCCGCGACAAGCCCGGCGATCAGCGCGTCGTCGTCGACCTGGACGACCGCGACCGGTGCGCCGGTGAGCGTCGTGCCCAGTGCGGCGAGGTCGGCGGCGGAGAGCGCGGCGGGCCCGGTGATGTCGTAGGCCTGCCCGGCATGCCCCTCGCCCGTCAGTACGGCGGCGGCCGCAGCGGCGCAGTCCTCGCGGGCGACGTAGGCGACGGCGCCGTCTCCCGCGTTGGTGACGAGCCGGCCCGAGGCGACGGCCTGGGCGACGGTCGCGATCTGGTTCTCGGCGTAGAGGTTGTTGCGCAGGAACGTCCACGCGAGCGGGCTCGCCGTCAGGGCCTCTTCGGTCTCCCGGTGTGCGTCGGCGGCGCCGGCCGGGTTGCCCTTGTCCGGGCGGTACAGCGACGTGTAGATGACGTGCTTGACGCCTGCGGCGACCGCGGCGTCGATGGCCGCCCGGTGCTGCGTCACGCTCTGGCCGACCGCGTCGGTACTGATGAGCAGCAGGCGCTCGACGCCTGCGAGCGCTTCCGCCAGTCCGTCCGGATCGTCGAAGTCGGCCGGCCGGACGTCGGCGCCGCGAGCGGCGGCGTCGGCGAGCCCCTCCGGACTGCGCGTGAGCAGGACGACGTCGACGGGCGAGACCTGGTCGAACAGAAGGGCGGTGACCTGACGGCCGAGGTGGCCCGAGGCGCCGGAGACAGCGAGCTTCACGAGGTGCTCCTATTCGTAGTCAACACGAAGGCGAATATTCGTAGCCACCGTGAGTACGAATAGAACTGTAGCAGGCATGGATGCGAATCTGCGAGAATGGCTGGATGAGCCGCCCCACCAACACCCAGTTCGCCGTCGGCGTGCACGTGCTCACGCTCCTCGCGGGCCGGCCCGACCAGCCGATGAGCTCGGACGCCACGACCGACAGCGTCAACGCCAGCCCCGTGTACGTCCGCCGGGTACTCGGCCAGCTGCGCGAGGCCGGGCTCGTGATGTCCCGCTCCGGCCCGAACGGCGGCTGGACACTCGCCCGCACCCCCGCCGACATCACCCTCGGCGACGTATGGCGCGCGATCCAGGGGACCGACCCGGTGCTCGCCCTGCACACCCCCGCCCCCGACTGCACCGTCGGCCGGTCGGTGCACTCCACACTCGCCGACCTCGAACGCCGCACGGCGCGCGCCGTCGAAGACGAGCTGGACAGCGTGACGATGCAGGACGTGGTCCGCGACGCGATCGCGGCGACGCGGGCTTAGATCAGCTCGTCATCCGCCACCGTCAGGCACCCTGGGACCAAGGCCGCCTGAATCCCGGCCGGTCCCGGCCGATCCTCGCCCCCGAAGCAGTCGCCGGGCACCCACAATCCCCCTGCACATCGGCGCTTTCATGCGACGCGAAGCGGGTGATCGAGCCTCAGGACACCTGCCGTGTCAGGGCTGATTCAAAGGTGCGGTTCTTCTCTCCTCGGCGCCGACCCGCGCGGGGGTCGCCTTCGGAGGCACCCTCACTCTGCTGGCGGCCCTGCTGGCATTCGCCGCCGGGCCTCTGTCATGACCGCGCCTCCAACCTCCGGGGACCGGCAGGTAGCGCTCAGTCCACCACCTGTGGATCACGGGAGTAGAAGACGACGGTCACACCCATTCCGGGCGTGTGCGTGTACACAACAGTGATCGCCTCGGCAGAGTCACGCGCGAGTGGCGTGGTGTAGGTGTACTCGACGGAGGGAGGGCGCCAGCCGGGGATCTCCCGCCCGACCCCTGGGTCTCGCCGGATCGCCACCAGCGCGTCCCGTACGACTTCCCGCTCCCC is a window of Streptomyces sp. B21-083 DNA encoding:
- a CDS encoding Rrf2 family transcriptional regulator, translating into MSRPTNTQFAVGVHVLTLLAGRPDQPMSSDATTDSVNASPVYVRRVLGQLREAGLVMSRSGPNGGWTLARTPADITLGDVWRAIQGTDPVLALHTPAPDCTVGRSVHSTLADLERRTARAVEDELDSVTMQDVVRDAIAATRA